A genomic stretch from Colwellia sp. Arc7-635 includes:
- a CDS encoding M48 family metalloprotease produces the protein MFKLKPIIIAFALATSVSSQVLAANTETNKNKLPEIGSAGVTALSIEKERQIGGEMMRQIRATQPILNDPVLTEYINDLGNRMVRNAKDVNYSFEFFVIRNQELNAFAFFGGHIAIHSGLITTANTESELASVVAHEISHVTQRHLARRLESQSRSQSLSTAGMISGILLTLINPSVGLAAISTSIAVSQQASINYTRGNEQEADRVGIALLANSGFNPQGAPDFFSILAEKYRYTSKPPAMLLTHPLPESRISDARIRAHNFSPRPLMPSLQFELAKARIMARYEGNPADNIINFQQSLDKKRYAVEAATQYGLALSHYEAKNYQTAIKQLESLMHDDKKNLFYADALADAYIAIKDFDKAIAMLSELNLLMPNNQVVTLNYANVLGEAKQYNKAEVLLQDFLAISPKNFIANDLLTDIYRKQDKTALMHATQAEVYALLGAYPKAVDELQTGYNFVEDNPLLKKRMKGRILQLQEQQEKLKRL, from the coding sequence TTGTTTAAACTAAAGCCGATTATCATTGCATTTGCCCTAGCCACCTCAGTATCAAGTCAAGTATTGGCCGCAAATACAGAAACTAATAAAAATAAACTCCCTGAGATAGGCTCAGCAGGTGTTACTGCTTTATCAATCGAAAAAGAGCGTCAGATTGGTGGTGAGATGATGCGCCAAATTAGAGCTACACAACCAATATTAAATGACCCTGTGTTAACTGAGTATATTAATGACTTAGGTAATCGCATGGTACGTAACGCTAAAGATGTAAATTATAGCTTTGAATTTTTTGTCATTCGCAATCAAGAATTGAATGCTTTTGCCTTTTTTGGCGGGCATATTGCTATTCATAGTGGTCTGATCACCACGGCTAACACAGAGAGTGAGCTTGCTTCCGTTGTTGCTCACGAAATATCGCATGTTACTCAACGTCATTTGGCTAGAAGGCTCGAGTCACAAAGTCGATCGCAATCATTGAGTACTGCCGGCATGATTTCTGGTATTTTACTGACCCTAATTAATCCAAGTGTTGGCTTAGCGGCCATAAGCACCTCAATCGCTGTTTCTCAACAAGCAAGTATCAACTATACCCGGGGTAACGAACAAGAAGCTGACCGTGTTGGTATTGCTTTACTGGCTAACAGCGGCTTTAATCCCCAAGGTGCACCTGACTTTTTCTCCATACTGGCTGAGAAATATCGTTATACATCGAAGCCACCGGCCATGTTATTAACGCATCCTTTACCAGAATCACGTATTTCTGATGCCAGAATAAGAGCACATAACTTTTCACCTCGACCATTAATGCCAAGTTTACAATTTGAATTAGCTAAAGCACGCATAATGGCGCGATATGAAGGAAATCCAGCCGATAACATTATTAACTTTCAACAAAGTTTAGATAAAAAACGTTACGCCGTTGAAGCTGCAACCCAATACGGCCTTGCTCTATCTCATTATGAAGCTAAAAATTATCAAACCGCTATCAAGCAACTTGAATCGCTGATGCATGATGACAAGAAAAACTTATTTTATGCTGATGCATTAGCCGATGCCTATATTGCCATCAAAGATTTTGACAAAGCAATAGCAATGCTCAGTGAACTAAATCTATTAATGCCGAATAATCAAGTGGTAACCTTAAACTACGCCAATGTATTAGGTGAAGCTAAGCAATACAACAAAGCTGAAGTGCTACTGCAAGATTTTTTAGCCATCAGCCCTAAAAACTTTATTGCCAATGATCTGTTGACTGATATTTATAGGAAACAAGATAAAACAGCGCTTATGCATGCAACTCAAGCCGAAGTCTATGCCTTATTAGGCGCTTATCCTAAAGCCGTTGATGAATTGCAAACAGGCTATAACTTTGTTGAAGATAACCCATTATTAAAGAAAAGAATGAAAGGTCGCATATTGCAGCTACAAGAACAGCAAGAAAAGCTTAAGCGTCTATAG
- the arsC gene encoding arsenate reductase (glutaredoxin) (This arsenate reductase requires both glutathione and glutaredoxin to convert arsenate to arsenite, after which the efflux transporter formed by ArsA and ArsB can extrude the arsenite from the cell, providing resistance.) gives MLTIYHNPRCSKSRQTLALIEEKNQDVTIVEYLKSPLNIVEIEQLLSLLNVAPLDMMRTKEAEFKEQNLANADDTALISAMAATPKLIERPIVTDGTHAIIGRPPENVLALINSAD, from the coding sequence ATGTTAACGATTTATCACAATCCTCGTTGTTCGAAAAGCCGACAAACCTTAGCGCTGATCGAAGAAAAAAATCAGGATGTCACCATTGTAGAATATTTAAAATCCCCATTAAATATTGTAGAAATTGAACAACTGCTCTCGTTATTGAACGTAGCTCCTCTGGATATGATGCGAACTAAGGAAGCTGAATTTAAAGAACAAAACTTAGCGAATGCTGATGACACTGCGCTAATTTCTGCGATGGCCGCAACGCCGAAACTGATTGAGCGCCCAATTGTCACCGACGGTACTCATGCCATTATTGGCAGACCGCCAGAGAACGTGCTTGCTCTTATAAACTCAGCTGATTAA
- a CDS encoding DUF2069 domain-containing protein yields the protein MIKEPRFSTTTLKRITLFGYFSLLFYMPIWLIFVSDDTALSIPLTIVMFILPLLFPLKGLVQGNPYTYAWSNFIVMIYFLHSLTTLWVSADEKLWALGELFFASVMFIAGSYYAKYRGQELGLSIRKKKE from the coding sequence ATGATAAAAGAACCGCGATTTTCCACAACCACACTTAAACGAATAACTTTGTTTGGCTATTTTTCATTACTTTTTTATATGCCAATCTGGCTAATTTTTGTTAGTGATGATACTGCTCTTTCAATACCTTTAACTATTGTAATGTTTATCCTACCTTTACTATTTCCATTAAAAGGACTCGTACAGGGCAATCCTTATACCTATGCTTGGTCAAACTTTATTGTGATGATTTATTTTCTGCATAGCTTAACAACATTATGGGTTTCAGCAGATGAAAAACTCTGGGCTTTAGGTGAGTTATTTTTTGCTAGCGTTATGTTTATTGCTGGTAGTTATTATGCAAAATACCGTGGCCAAGAATTAGGTTTAAGTATTCGTAAAAAGAAAGAGTAA
- the hda gene encoding DnaA regulatory inactivator Hda, with the protein MKKVSQLTLSVQLPDDETFASFQSESNQMVVKQVTHFLDHIVDEHKKVHSLYLFGLSGVGKSHLLHASCTYADKLGVTSLCLSFSELTQLSVDVLDGLENIDLVCLDDIQLIACNKQWQQAVFDLYNRMVEQNKCLIITGDQSAAQLNISLPDLVSRLSWGLTEQLKPLTDKEKSFALQYRAQQRGLFISDDVASFLINRLSRDMTSLLAALEQLDQASIREQRRITIPFIKDVLF; encoded by the coding sequence GTGAAGAAAGTGTCTCAATTAACGCTCTCGGTCCAATTACCAGATGATGAAACCTTTGCAAGTTTTCAAAGTGAAAGTAATCAAATGGTGGTAAAGCAAGTAACTCATTTTCTTGATCACATTGTTGACGAACATAAAAAAGTACACAGCTTATATTTATTTGGCTTAAGTGGTGTTGGAAAAAGCCATTTATTACATGCTAGTTGTACTTATGCAGATAAGTTGGGCGTTACATCGTTGTGTTTATCTTTTTCTGAACTGACTCAACTTTCAGTCGATGTGCTCGATGGTTTGGAAAACATTGATTTAGTTTGTCTTGATGATATCCAATTAATTGCCTGTAATAAGCAGTGGCAACAAGCTGTTTTTGATTTGTATAACCGTATGGTTGAGCAGAATAAGTGCTTAATTATTACTGGTGATCAAAGCGCTGCACAATTAAATATTAGTTTACCCGATTTAGTATCGAGGTTAAGTTGGGGGCTAACCGAGCAATTAAAACCGTTAACAGATAAAGAAAAGTCGTTTGCTTTGCAATACCGGGCTCAGCAGCGTGGTTTATTTATAAGTGATGATGTAGCAAGTTTCTTAATTAATCGTTTATCGCGCGATATGACCAGTTTACTTGCCGCTTTAGAGCAACTTGATCAAGCTTCAATACGTGAACAGCGTCGTATAACGATTCCCTTCATTAAAGATGTTCTTTTTTAA
- a CDS encoding DUF2066 domain-containing protein, protein MFRNCLIFLFLVLPLNINAIEVENLYSAKVAVASQSTNDRNQALKNALRAVLMKVGGKEIEHPLISQAIKNYNNYVTKYQYIRHANQISLDVFFDESKINDLFKASDLAIWGRLRPQVMVWLIEEDGFERKIISSTSNSLLPNIINDFSLLRGLPLVMPIMDLTDLTALTLTDVWGRFSQPVAQASVRYMAEAVVVVRVSNSSLLAAQSDTENCPTCQTKSLVVDWSLMTDAQREHTQVFSEQYTGDNVDELLINALSDITDIIYQQYALSTTNNNEFQIDIANIGSLEELIAVSEFLSELSAVQSVQLVSVQGTNRRFKLSLIGSKQSLFASLKLSEQLNRYIDPLAAPAGIEQVPIFYWGKK, encoded by the coding sequence ATGTTCAGAAATTGTCTGATATTCTTATTTTTAGTTCTGCCGCTCAATATTAACGCTATTGAGGTCGAAAACTTATACAGCGCAAAAGTGGCTGTTGCTTCGCAATCGACGAACGATCGCAATCAAGCGCTTAAAAACGCTTTACGTGCTGTGTTGATGAAAGTTGGGGGCAAGGAAATTGAACATCCATTAATTAGCCAAGCGATAAAGAACTACAATAATTATGTGACGAAATATCAATATATTCGTCATGCTAATCAAATATCATTAGATGTTTTCTTTGATGAAAGCAAAATCAACGATCTTTTTAAAGCCAGTGATTTAGCCATTTGGGGGCGATTAAGACCACAAGTGATGGTGTGGCTAATTGAAGAAGACGGTTTTGAACGCAAAATCATTTCTTCAACCTCTAATTCTTTGTTACCAAATATCATTAATGATTTTTCTTTATTACGTGGCTTGCCGTTAGTTATGCCGATAATGGACTTAACTGATTTAACTGCCTTGACGTTAACCGATGTCTGGGGGCGGTTTTCACAGCCGGTTGCTCAAGCGTCTGTGCGTTATATGGCTGAAGCTGTTGTAGTGGTTCGAGTGTCAAACTCAAGCTTACTCGCTGCTCAAAGTGATACTGAAAACTGTCCAACTTGCCAAACAAAGAGCTTAGTGGTTGATTGGAGTTTAATGACTGATGCACAACGCGAGCATACCCAAGTGTTTAGCGAGCAATATACTGGCGATAACGTCGATGAACTGCTGATTAATGCTTTGTCAGATATAACCGATATTATTTATCAGCAGTACGCGTTATCAACGACCAATAATAATGAGTTTCAAATTGATATTGCTAATATCGGGTCATTGGAAGAATTGATTGCGGTATCTGAATTTCTTAGTGAATTATCGGCCGTGCAGTCCGTACAATTAGTCAGTGTCCAGGGCACTAATCGACGTTTTAAATTGTCATTAATTGGTTCAAAACAATCGCTTTTTGCCTCACTAAAATTAAGTGAACAACTGAACCGCTATATTGACCCTTTAGCTGCTCCTGCTGGTATAGAGCAAGTACCGATTTTTTATTGGGGTAAAAAGTGA
- the purM gene encoding phosphoribosylformylglycinamidine cyclo-ligase — MSEEKQSLSYKDAGVDIDAGNALVENIKGAVKRTTRPEVMGGLGGFGSICQLPTGYKEPVLVAGTDGVGTKLRLAIDLQKHDTVGIDLVAMCVNDLIVQGAEPLFFLDYYATAKLDVDVASAVVSGIADGCVLSGCALVGGETAEMPGMYHKGDYDIAGFCVGVAEKSRVIDGTKVAAGDQLIALASSGAHSNGFSLIRKVLEVNKTDTNELLNGKSIGDHLIEPTKIYVKSVLELLKQVDVHALSHITGGGFWENIPRVLPESAQAIVDGDSWEWPVIFNWLQEKGNITTHEMYRTFNCGVGMIIVVPADAVAQSIEILTAQGENAWHIGAIADMQAGQEQVIINKG; from the coding sequence GTGAGCGAAGAAAAACAGTCTTTAAGTTATAAAGATGCTGGCGTTGATATAGATGCAGGTAATGCCCTAGTTGAAAATATTAAAGGTGCGGTAAAACGCACTACTCGTCCAGAAGTTATGGGGGGTCTAGGTGGTTTTGGCTCTATCTGCCAACTTCCTACGGGTTATAAAGAGCCTGTGCTAGTTGCTGGCACTGATGGCGTAGGCACAAAATTACGCTTAGCCATTGACTTACAAAAGCACGATACCGTTGGTATCGATTTAGTCGCTATGTGTGTAAATGACCTTATTGTACAAGGTGCTGAGCCACTATTTTTTCTAGATTACTACGCAACAGCAAAACTTGATGTTGATGTAGCATCTGCCGTTGTTTCAGGTATCGCTGATGGTTGTGTGCTTTCAGGTTGTGCTTTAGTTGGTGGTGAAACCGCAGAAATGCCAGGTATGTACCACAAAGGCGATTACGATATTGCTGGTTTCTGTGTCGGTGTTGCTGAAAAATCTCGTGTTATTGACGGTACAAAAGTTGCTGCTGGCGACCAACTTATTGCTTTAGCTTCATCGGGTGCACATTCAAACGGTTTCTCTTTAATTCGTAAAGTATTGGAAGTTAATAAAACAGATACTAATGAGTTATTAAACGGTAAATCTATTGGCGACCATTTAATCGAACCAACTAAAATATATGTTAAATCAGTGTTAGAGCTGCTTAAGCAAGTTGATGTTCATGCCTTATCGCATATTACTGGTGGCGGATTTTGGGAAAATATTCCTCGCGTTTTACCAGAAAGTGCTCAAGCCATTGTTGATGGTGATAGCTGGGAATGGCCAGTAATATTTAACTGGTTACAGGAAAAGGGTAATATTACGACACATGAAATGTACCGTACCTTTAACTGTGGCGTTGGTATGATTATCGTTGTACCCGCTGACGCTGTCGCCCAAAGTATCGAAATACTTACGGCACAAGGTGAAAACGCTTGGCATATTGGTGCCATTGCAGATATGCAAGCAGGCCAAGAACAAGTTATTATCAACAAAGGGTAA
- the purN gene encoding phosphoribosylglycinamide formyltransferase — MMRSRIVVLISGGGTNLQAIIDASKQDNYSGDVVAVVSNKADVYGLTRAQDAAIATSVLSHKDFETREAYDSALINEINSHQPDLVVLAGFMRILTPKFVQTYQGRLINIHPSLLPKYQGLHTHQRAIDAGDTEHGVSVHFVTEELDGGPVILQAKVPVFPEDNADDLAQRVHQQEHRIYPMVVNWCCTQRVTMVEDNALFDGVILPISGYASED; from the coding sequence TTGATGCGAAGCCGAATTGTAGTACTAATTTCCGGCGGCGGCACAAACTTACAGGCAATAATTGATGCCAGTAAGCAAGATAACTACAGTGGCGATGTCGTCGCTGTAGTATCTAATAAAGCTGACGTTTATGGATTAACTCGGGCACAAGATGCTGCAATAGCAACATCTGTGCTTTCACATAAAGATTTCGAAACACGCGAAGCATACGATAGTGCGTTGATCAATGAAATTAACAGTCATCAGCCTGACTTGGTGGTTTTAGCCGGTTTTATGCGTATTTTAACGCCAAAATTTGTACAAACATACCAAGGTCGCTTAATTAACATTCACCCTTCTTTATTACCTAAATACCAAGGTTTGCATACGCATCAAAGAGCAATTGATGCTGGTGATACTGAGCATGGTGTTAGTGTTCATTTTGTTACTGAAGAACTTGATGGTGGACCGGTAATTTTACAAGCTAAAGTACCTGTTTTCCCAGAAGATAATGCTGACGACTTAGCTCAACGTGTTCATCAACAAGAGCATCGAATTTATCCGATGGTTGTTAACTGGTGTTGTACTCAACGAGTGACTATGGTTGAAGATAACGCGTTATTTGATGGTGTAATTCTGCCAATTTCAGGATATGCTAGCGAAGACTAG